A genome region from Ralstonia solanacearum K60 includes the following:
- a CDS encoding cysteine hydrolase family protein, with the protein MSNPISVEPQKTALLLMDFQEFALKNFLTGTVAADVVEHASRLLAAARTAGVFVVHVTVNFRRGYPEISPRNKLFCWLRDSGLIEPGSNGTAINAALLPTEQEPVIAKHRIGAFMGTDLDRLLRARGIETLICAGATTSGAVLSTVRQAFDLDYELIVVRDGCADTDNEVHDFLIDKIISHHAAITRTDDIEQVLNQPA; encoded by the coding sequence ATGTCCAATCCCATTTCCGTCGAGCCGCAGAAGACTGCCTTGCTGCTAATGGATTTTCAGGAATTTGCCCTGAAAAATTTCCTGACCGGAACGGTTGCAGCCGATGTTGTGGAACACGCCTCCAGACTGCTCGCTGCCGCGCGGACGGCAGGCGTATTCGTGGTGCATGTCACGGTTAACTTTCGGCGCGGTTATCCCGAAATCAGTCCGCGCAACAAGCTGTTCTGCTGGCTTCGGGACAGCGGCCTGATCGAACCCGGCAGCAATGGGACCGCGATCAATGCGGCACTCTTGCCGACGGAGCAGGAGCCCGTCATTGCCAAACACCGAATCGGCGCCTTCATGGGAACGGATCTCGATAGGCTTTTGCGGGCTCGTGGGATCGAAACCCTCATCTGCGCAGGCGCCACCACATCGGGGGCCGTCCTTTCGACTGTGCGCCAGGCATTTGATCTGGACTACGAATTGATCGTCGTACGGGATGGATGTGCGGATACCGACAACGAAGTGCACGACTTCCTGATCGACAAGATCATTTCACATCATGCTGCGATTACACGCACCGACGACATTGAGCAGGTGCTCAATCAACCGGCCTAG